One Paroedura picta isolate Pp20150507F chromosome 3, Ppicta_v3.0, whole genome shotgun sequence genomic window carries:
- the LOC143832799 gene encoding uncharacterized protein LOC143832799 → MIRCTLHLPPPFCSATSESNMESSSQASSVPATGRGPTWRDAEIRDLIGIFSEEKIQDAFQSSHRNREVFEQVAIKMRALGHNRTGLECRSKTKTMRAEYMRAVNHNKGSGNEKVTCPYFEEQRQLYGDGEGSGRPKRVGRSLKVVRKPAAPVEEPPAEEDPGEGTSSSFRPPPPVQQRAAESVTLDLIAIVPGEPEEAPEQTPLASETQLPGTGPLESPAAPDVDSDSGASTNIDFIPGTQEEEQPGVLGPPARRRRIQIQDEVLSDEEEEPPLAPGSPPPRGALPAEERLTRERGRLRRVSVLTSVGERLLEHCYEESRRAAAADQAMLTLIAQEGRKLRAVLRETNQILREGVEEVRLIRRLMERAVVVMERAYPPQIAPAPPPPPPPPPPPPPTPTPPLPAPTPPTPSQNASTQTRRRTILGKRKIKPADKYSPS, encoded by the exons atgatccgttgcaccctgcaccttccaccaccattttgctcagctactagcgaaagcaacatggaatcgtcttctcaagcctcgtccgtccctgcaaccggccgtggcccaacttggagggacgcggagatcagggacctgatcgggattttctcggaggagaaaatccaggacgcgttccagtcctcccacaggaatagggaggtattcgaacaagtggccattaagatgcgcgccctgggccacaacaggaccggccttgaatgccggtcgaagaccaagacaatgagggcagagtatatgcgtgccgtgaaccataataagggttccggcaacgagaaggttacctgcccctacttcgaggagcagcgccagctgtacggagacggggaaggatccggcaggccgaagcgcgtcggccggagccttaaggtggttcggaagccggctgccccggtcgaggaaccacccgctgaggaggatcccggcgagggcacctcgtccagctttcgccctccaccccccgtccagcaacgagccgcggaatcggtaacgctggacctcatcgccatcgttcctggggagccagaggaggctcctgagcaaacgccccttgcctccg agacacagttgccagggacggggcccctcgagtctccagcagcacctgacgtggatagtgattcgggggcatcaactaacattg atttcatacccggaacacaggaggaggaacagcctggggtgcttggacctcctgcccggcgcaggcggatacagattcaagatg aggttctttcagatgaggaggaggaaccacccctggctccaggcagcccaccacctagaggtgcgctcccagcagaggagaggcttacgagggaacgcggcaggctgaggcgcgtctccgtcttgacaagcgtgggagagaggctccttgagcactgctatgaggagtcacggcgtgccgctgccgctgaccaagccatgctcacactcattgcccaggaggggagaaaattgagggcagtccttagagagacaaaccaaatcctacgcgaaggcgtggaggaggtgcgactgataaggagactcatggagagggctgtagtggtcatggaaagggcctaccctccacaaatcgcccccgcccccccaccaccacccccaccaccacccccaccaccacccacaccaacaccaccacttccagcacccaccccaccgactccctctcagaatgcctccacccaaacacgaaggaggactattctcggaaagagaaaaataaaacca